The genomic stretch GTGAAGCAGCCCGTCGCTCGACTTGTAAAAACAATCTGAAGCAGATTGGACTGGCCCTGCACAACTATCATGATGCACACAAGGTATTCCCATATTCCGTGTCGCATCCGCATAGTATTACATCAGGATCCGCCAGTACTCCATTTGGCCTGAATCACCGTGGATGGTTGATGCTGTTGCCTTACATTGATCAGGCAAACCTCTACAACCAGTTTAACTTCAGCCTGGCAGCCAGTACCGGGGCTCCGTCTGCGAAGCCTGTGCCTGGTAATCTTCTGCCTGGGGCAGCCGGTAATGCGAACGATCAGGTGATCTCCAAGATCATTCCTGCGTTCATGTGTCCTTCCGATGACAATGACACGCACTACCGTTCTACGACCAGTCCGCACTACGCAATCGCTCCTGGTAGCTCCAGCGAGTATGGCGCGTACACGAACTACGATTTCAGCACGACTCGTACATCCAGTTCCGCCAGCAACTGGCTGCTGGAAGGTCGTACGACCCGCCGGATGTTTGGTATCAACGCCTGTAGTCAGATTCGTGATGTTAAAGACGGTATGAGTAACACAGTGGCCGTCGCTGAGACTCTCCGCTGGACCTACAACGGTGTTTCTCAGACCTGGGGGCATGCGAAGTGGGTGGGCCATGGTGTCGACCTGACTTACTCACGTGGTATTAACTGGTGGCCCTGCTGCTCCTGGGACTCTCCCCCATTCGCTCGTCCTACCGGACCTGGTCGTCTGGGTGACTGGTCTACCGTGGGCAGTCTGCACACCGGTGGTGCTCATGTACTGATGGGTGATGGAGCCGTTCGTTTTATCAGCGAAAACATCGACGCCACAACTCGTAACAATCTGGCTTACATCGCCGATGGTAATCCAATTGGAGAATTCTAATCTCCTCTCGGCTTTGTAGATGAGATATCTGCAAGACCACGGGTGACGTGATTGCACCCGTGGTCTCTTTCTACACGTCTGCTTTCACCGATCTTTCATTCTTTTGATTTACTGACAGGACAGGATCTCAGGTCAATGCGTTACAATCGACTACTTTTGTGTTGTTTATTTCTTGGTCTGGTGGGCTGCGGTGGAGGCGGCAGCGAAAACACGCTGGAAGTCTACCCGGTCAGCGGAACAGTTACCGTTGATGGAGAAGCCGTCCAGGGTGTCTCGGTCACATTTTTCCCGGAAGGAACGACCAAAGGCAATGGTGGTTTCGGGGCGACAGATGCTTCCGGTCAGTTTACACTAAAAGACCGCGATCAACGTGATGGCGTTGCCGAGGGCACTTATCGCGTCCTGCTGACACGCCTGGTCAAGCCGGATGGCAGCCCCATTGGTGGCGAAGAGATGGCAGCCGACGTGGGGGCTGTCAATCAACTGCCCGATATTTACAACGATCCCAAAGGGTCACCTCTCACGGCGACCGTTGGACAGACCAACGAACCATTCAAATTTGAAATCAAGGGTAAAAAATAAGAAAGCTTACCCATTTAGCAGACTGCAATAACCGTCTGCAAAAAAAATGCACTGGTCCCTACTATGAACAGGGCAGTCCCGTTGGGGATTGCCCTGTTTTCATTGTTGAATACTAGAATAAAGTGGGCCGATTGTGTTTAAAGATTACCCTGTTTTTGAGGCTTAACTCAATAGCATCGATGGGCTTTGGCGTGTTCTTCCAGCAATATCTGTCTGCCGACGATGGTCGATTTTATGAGCGTTGAAAGCCAAAAATCTTCCCGGCTCGCGCAAGATAATAGCCAGCCAGCAGAGAGCAGGTTTCATTCTTTTGTTCGATTCAAGACGAGGCCAGTCGCTCCTGCTGTTACCTAAATGGGGCTCGTAAAACCTGGATCGCAATGAACCTGTTGTTGGATGAGGTGAAATTGCGGATATGCTGGTTTCGCTCTTGCTAAAGAACAGAGTTGAGAGAATACCAAAAGAAATTCCCCGGAGTCCTTGAAGAAAACTCCGGGGAGAGAGAATCAGCCGTGCTCAGTAAGAGGAATGTCGCGGTAGTGAATTGAGGGACTCATGCTTTTTCAAGAGCTAAAGATTTAATTGGAGTCCAGTTGAAAATCAAAGGTATTCTCACCTGATTGCACATCTGCTGTCAGCGTGGATTTTACATTATACTTTGATGGAATGGGTTCTTTCATTATTTTGGCTTTAATTCGTGGCTGTCGCTTGGTCACATCACCATCCTCAGGAGGAGGGGTAGAGATATTTGTGGTATCTGATAAATCAGCATTGGCTAAGTCAGTGTCTCCAGTATCCAGTTCTGTTTCGTTCATTGAGAGATCTGCCGTAGTGATACTTACTTTATGTTTTCCAATGATTGCCCCATCAGATTTGCCTAGATAACTGAGTGAATATTTACCCTCAGAATCTGTCAGCCCTGAAGATGGATTTCCTTCTTCAGGGCTAAATACGACGATCACATTTG from Gimesia chilikensis encodes the following:
- a CDS encoding DUF1559 domain-containing protein, with the protein product MLQLKRRRAFTLIELLVVIAIIAILIALLLPAVQQAREAARRSTCKNNLKQIGLALHNYHDAHKVFPYSVSHPHSITSGSASTPFGLNHRGWLMLLPYIDQANLYNQFNFSLAASTGAPSAKPVPGNLLPGAAGNANDQVISKIIPAFMCPSDDNDTHYRSTTSPHYAIAPGSSSEYGAYTNYDFSTTRTSSSASNWLLEGRTTRRMFGINACSQIRDVKDGMSNTVAVAETLRWTYNGVSQTWGHAKWVGHGVDLTYSRGINWWPCCSWDSPPFARPTGPGRLGDWSTVGSLHTGGAHVLMGDGAVRFISENIDATTRNNLAYIADGNPIGEF
- a CDS encoding carboxypeptidase-like regulatory domain-containing protein — its product is MRYNRLLLCCLFLGLVGCGGGGSENTLEVYPVSGTVTVDGEAVQGVSVTFFPEGTTKGNGGFGATDASGQFTLKDRDQRDGVAEGTYRVLLTRLVKPDGSPIGGEEMAADVGAVNQLPDIYNDPKGSPLTATVGQTNEPFKFEIKGKK
- a CDS encoding carboxypeptidase regulatory-like domain-containing protein — translated: MKRVYGLPSHILLTLLTVSCCVGCGGGDKVDLGAVSGVVTMDGEPLSNVIVVFSPEEGNPSSGLTDSEGKYSLSYLGKSDGAIIGKHKVSITTADLSMNETELDTGDTDLANADLSDTTNISTPPPEDGDVTKRQPRIKAKIMKEPIPSKYNVKSTLTADVQSGENTFDFQLDSN